In Kazachstania africana CBS 2517 chromosome 11, complete genome, the DNA window tatatatatatctatatgtggtttcaaaattcaacaaTTGGTCCGGACCCAATACTTCTCCATGTGGTCATGTCAACATTCCAATCACGCCATTTATTGAGCACAACACGGTCAATATGAGTCTCCGTGGCCTCAACTGACTGCGTATTAAATCTTGTAAACTGTATTGATGGGCTTGATTGTTTCTCTCTTTGTAATTCGGCCACTtgttcattcaatttttttatttcttcatGTAGTTCTTCAACAGTAGTTTCATGTTCCATATTGACGAATTTTAGTCTCTTATTCTCGATTATAAATTCATCTAGTTGGGCCTTTAATTTTCTCACCTCTTCTTCGTGTTCTTTAGAGTGTTGAATTGAGGTCATAAAATCTATATTGGAAGTTTCGTCGTGGCTGCCAAATAGGTCATCTGGAGACTGCGAAGTCGTTTTCGTCTCTGTAGCAAGCAGTTCCCTTGGTTCCTCTGAAACTGTCTCAGCACGAGCCACCTCCTTGTCTTCTTTGAGAGATGGTTGTCCGATATTGCTGTCAGGTTGTATTAAGGCTACCTTTTCTTCCAACTGTTCAGCATTTGCTTCTGACTgatctttttcaaactcAGATATTTCAGTTTCCCCTTGTGCTTGCTCATCTTCCTCTCCTTTGGTCTCAGGCGCAATTTCTTCAGACGAACCTTGTACAACCTCCCCTGCGCCAACTTCCTTGTCTTCTCCAGCAACATTTCCATCTTCCCCTCCCTCTTCTGCCTCTACAATGTCAGATTCCATTACTTGAAC includes these proteins:
- the BUG1 gene encoding Bug1p (similar to Saccharomyces cerevisiae BUG1 (YDL099W); ancestral locus Anc_2.356), translating into MSDTEEERRAKQLEEARKRVEELKKKKKSKKSKSKNKNKNAEPANETEGGSKEPTVDVEGSEDVQVMESDIVEAEEGGEDGNVAGEDKEVGAGEVVQGSSEEIAPETKGEEDEQAQGETEISEFEKDQSEANAEQLEEKVALIQPDSNIGQPSLKEDKEVARAETVSEEPRELLATETKTTSQSPDDLFGSHDETSNIDFMTSIQHSKEHEEEVRKLKAQLDEFIIENKRLKFVNMEHETTVEELHEEIKKLNEQVAELQREKQSSPSIQFTRFNTQSVEATETHIDRVVLNKWRDWNVDMTTWRSIGSGPIVEF